A single region of the Methanococcoides sp. AM1 genome encodes:
- a CDS encoding pentapeptide repeat-containing protein has product MEYQNEEFEAETFKDIDLRDASFKNSRFIDCDFENCNLSNVDLDNTKFQDVRFRNCKILGLDFSKCNDFILTFGFEDSFLSLSVFSDLKLENTDFINCQVYDCDFVNTNITKANFENSDLKNSLFRNTDLSFTSFRNAKNYDIDPNNNILKKTKFSIPEVIALLNIYDIELE; this is encoded by the coding sequence ATGGAGTACCAGAACGAAGAATTCGAAGCGGAAACCTTTAAGGATATCGACCTTAGAGATGCATCTTTCAAAAATTCAAGGTTTATTGATTGTGATTTTGAAAACTGCAATTTATCAAACGTAGATCTGGATAACACTAAATTCCAGGATGTCCGATTCAGGAACTGCAAGATATTGGGACTGGATTTTTCAAAATGCAATGACTTCATACTCACTTTTGGATTTGAAGACTCTTTCCTTTCACTGTCAGTGTTTTCCGATCTGAAATTAGAAAATACGGATTTTATCAATTGCCAGGTATATGATTGTGATTTTGTAAATACTAACATTACAAAAGCGAATTTTGAAAACTCCGATCTTAAGAACAGTCTCTTTAGAAATACTGATCTGAGCTTTACATCATTCAGGAATGCAAAGAACTACGATATCGATCCGAATAATAATATCCTCAAAAAGACAAAATTTTCGATCCCGGAAGTGATCGCCCTATTAAATATCTATGACATTGAGCTGGAATGA
- a CDS encoding flavin reductase family protein, protein MKIAPRKREQIFTLPVALISTTSKNGVLNLAPWSNITPILRPLEEIVLASWIKRDTLNNIREMKEFVINIPSVDMSDEVMICSKNYPADIDEFKEAGLTTKASSSIETPGVNGCLAWAECTFVEEILRDKFSLIIGKVVNLEVNENFFNQNGEMDIEKAKPMSCMLGRNGLEFTYPVSNGKTANYSEMRIK, encoded by the coding sequence ATGAAAATCGCCCCAAGAAAAAGAGAACAAATATTTACACTCCCTGTCGCATTGATCTCCACTACTTCAAAGAACGGAGTGCTAAACCTGGCCCCATGGTCCAATATAACTCCAATTCTCAGGCCTCTGGAAGAGATCGTACTTGCATCATGGATAAAAAGAGATACTCTCAATAACATAAGGGAGATGAAAGAATTCGTCATCAATATACCTTCAGTGGATATGTCTGATGAAGTAATGATCTGCTCAAAGAATTATCCTGCTGACATCGACGAATTCAAAGAAGCAGGGCTGACCACAAAAGCCTCTTCCAGCATTGAAACTCCAGGAGTGAACGGGTGTCTTGCCTGGGCAGAATGTACTTTTGTTGAAGAGATATTAAGGGATAAATTTTCTCTTATCATAGGCAAAGTTGTAAACCTTGAGGTAAACGAAAATTTCTTTAATCAAAATGGCGAAATGGATATTGAAAAAGCAAAGCCCATGTCCTGTATGCTTGGTAGAAATGGTCTTGAATTTACATATCCGGTCAGTAATGGAAAAACAGCAAACTACTCCGAAATGAGGATCAAATGA
- the rsgA gene encoding GTPase RsgA, producing the protein MNDQYEPEISGHSCTNNLPGWNKELESAFSAYSGPYLAGRVVAQHKAVFDILVPDDVISVQFDPSLLQISKQPVVGDFVVLLDQDELNSYKIVDILPRRTCLSRGASGDCREEQLIAANIDTIFLITSIEKDLNLRRLKRYLTIVHSSGAKPVVLLNKIDLADDPSQMLEKIQSVTGDVPVIAISALSKESVVLLKSYINPSDTVALLGSPGVGKSMLIDAFFGKNAPEIMNVWKDDENGRQMLTTRQALLLPNGAIIINNPAIHS; encoded by the coding sequence ATGAATGACCAATACGAGCCAGAGATCTCTGGTCATTCCTGCACAAATAACCTCCCGGGTTGGAATAAGGAACTGGAATCGGCTTTTTCTGCTTATTCAGGTCCATACTTAGCTGGAAGAGTGGTAGCTCAACACAAAGCAGTCTTCGACATTCTGGTTCCAGATGATGTGATCAGCGTACAGTTCGATCCCTCACTCCTTCAAATTAGTAAGCAACCGGTAGTTGGAGATTTTGTTGTCCTGCTGGATCAGGATGAGTTGAACTCATATAAGATCGTGGATATTTTACCCAGAAGAACCTGCTTATCGCGAGGAGCTTCCGGGGATTGTCGTGAGGAGCAACTGATCGCTGCAAATATTGATACTATATTTCTAATAACTTCGATCGAAAAGGATCTCAATTTGCGAAGACTTAAACGATATCTTACCATTGTTCATTCATCTGGTGCTAAACCAGTGGTCCTGCTTAATAAGATCGACCTTGCAGATGATCCATCTCAAATGCTAGAAAAAATACAGTCTGTTACAGGGGATGTGCCTGTAATTGCTATCAGTGCTCTTTCAAAAGAGAGTGTGGTTTTGCTTAAGTCTTATATAAATCCTAGTGATACAGTAGCACTTCTTGGTTCACCCGGGGTTGGGAAATCTATGCTTATAGATGCTTTTTTTGGTAAAAATGCCCCGGAAATAATGAATGTTTGGAAAGATGATGAGAATGGAAGGCAGATGCTTACAACTCGTCAGGCATTACTTCTTCCAAATGGTGCAATTATTATCAATAATCCGGCCATCCATTCATAA